The window CTGACCTCCATAGGGAAGCCTTGAGTGTCCGTAATGAAATGGCAATACTTGAGTAAATGGCTTGCGACGAGATTTTCAAAGCGAAACCCGTTTTCTTCCACTTGGGACCAATCCCACATATATAATTTTTTCAACTTCTTTACTGCCCTAATTTTCGGAGTTCCATAGGGAGCTATCGTAAAACAATAATAAAGTGAAGAAAGAGCCTCCACCCATCTTTCTACCGTAGGTTGAGAAACAGACAAATCCTCCGCTAAGCTTTTCAAGGAAAGTGGAGATCCAACTCTTGTTGGCAAAATTTCAGATAGTAACAAAAGTGAAGAGATATCTTTTATATTTTCTAAATCTCGAATATCTTCAGAAGCAACCTTAACCATACGGTCATTCTGCCAAATCCGATGTTCGTTTTCATTTTGCAAAAATAAGGGCTCTGGAAATCCTCCAAACTTCATAAGCAAATCTAAGTCGGATTGATTTGGATTTTTACCCATCTCCGTGACAGAAAATGGATGTAATCGAAAATAACGATATCTTCCGTGAAGGGAGTCTCCGCCTTTTCGAAATGTATCAAGTCTTGCTGAGCCTGTTACTATAAATCGATTATCCTCAAAATGCTTATCATATAAGCCTTTTATCAGATTTCGCCATTTGCTATATTTGTGGATTTCGTCTAAAACAATCGTTTTGCTCTGACTTAAAGGAAGTTGGTCTTTCAGAATCAAAACCTTATCGCTGTTTAGATCCCAATTCAAATAACCAGGATTTTTAATGGAAGGTGGTTTCAAGAATTGTAGCGCAAGCGTTGTTTTCCCAACTTGCCTAGGACCTCCAATAAACAACATTTTTCGATTTAATATGTCCTCTAAATGGGGGTGCAGGTACCTGAGTTTTTTCATATTAACTTTAAACTACTCATGAGTGTTTTAAAGTCAATATTAAACTACTCATTTTTATCTACCCTACCCCTTCACTCCTTCCAATGAAAACGGATTTAGAAATTGCCGTTTCCAAAGTAGGTTTTGATCGACTTGGCTAAGCTCTGCTTCCTCACAAACCGTTTTCCATTTTTTTTCAATCGTTTGAATTTGGTGTTTTACAATCTCAGTCGCTTTTTGTTTCGAAAGAAGGA of the Leptospira bouyouniensis genome contains:
- a CDS encoding ATP-binding protein — translated: MKKLRYLHPHLEDILNRKMLFIGGPRQVGKTTLALQFLKPPSIKNPGYLNWDLNSDKVLILKDQLPLSQSKTIVLDEIHKYSKWRNLIKGLYDKHFEDNRFIVTGSARLDTFRKGGDSLHGRYRYFRLHPFSVTEMGKNPNQSDLDLLMKFGGFPEPLFLQNENEHRIWQNDRMVKVASEDIRDLENIKDISSLLLLSEILPTRVGSPLSLKSLAEDLSVSQPTVERWVEALSSLYYCFTIAPYGTPKIRAVKKLKKLYMWDWSQVEENGFRFENLVASHLLKYCHFITDTQGFPMEVRYLRDTDGREIDFVVLKNKVPIFAVECKTGDKTLSRHIEYFRARTKIPEFYQVHLGKNDFGSNASGRVIPYIKFCKELGLV